A window of the Pontibacillus yanchengensis genome harbors these coding sequences:
- the ytrI gene encoding sporulation membrane protein YtrI, with protein MHIPPYYKKRNWQRFLAGVFLGGIIAYAVFLFMYGTYVERWIKENMELREDINDLEEQYSMLSEDKKELDEKQKEKIKIHSVEIIFLNEKKLLSQHTIDRLTVYKLRELTKEQLPDLVGKSITSLSENVSLLYTSIENKRYKIDDLLYELKVERIVLSQDLKIGVNIIPTKR; from the coding sequence ATGCATATTCCTCCATATTATAAGAAAAGGAATTGGCAGAGATTCTTAGCTGGAGTTTTTCTAGGAGGTATAATCGCATACGCAGTCTTTCTTTTCATGTATGGTACTTACGTTGAAAGATGGATAAAAGAAAACATGGAATTAAGAGAAGACATAAATGATTTAGAAGAGCAATACTCAATGCTTAGTGAAGATAAAAAAGAATTAGACGAAAAGCAGAAAGAGAAAATCAAAATACACTCTGTTGAAATCATATTCCTCAATGAAAAAAAGCTACTCAGTCAGCACACAATTGACCGGCTCACCGTATATAAACTAAGAGAACTAACCAAGGAGCAACTTCCTGATTTAGTTGGAAAAAGTATAACAAGTTTATCTGAAAACGTCTCTCTCCTATATACATCTATCGAAAATAAACGGTACAAAATCGACGATCTACTATATGAACTTAAGGTGGAACGAATTGTCCTATCTCAAGACCTAAAAATCGGAGTTAATATTATTCCAACCAAAAGGTAA
- a CDS encoding YtpI family protein, producing the protein MVIFPIIIVLSATLYLYFKVSILRQNDPLYQEYTNSKARIALGTLLIAFAINQYAFYQTKIALYICLVLLVLGIMQLVYGVKTTKFYGKQINERADSSA; encoded by the coding sequence ATGGTAATTTTCCCAATTATAATTGTACTCTCAGCTACATTGTATTTATATTTTAAAGTGTCTATCCTTCGACAAAATGACCCTTTATATCAAGAGTACACAAACTCCAAAGCTCGCATTGCCTTAGGCACCCTGCTAATAGCATTTGCAATAAACCAATATGCCTTCTACCAAACAAAAATAGCGTTATATATTTGCTTGGTATTACTCGTACTTGGCATCATGCAATTAGTCTATGGAGTGAAAACCACCAAATTTTATGGAAAACAAATCAATGAACGTGCAGATTCAAGTGCGTAA
- a CDS encoding DHH family phosphoesterase codes for MSKQEIVELIEKYQTIIVHRHVRPDPDALGSQGGLAQLIRDTYPEKKVFEVGEEEESLTFLTKMDDVSDEQYQQALVIVCDTANQARISDQRYNMGEKLIKIDHHPVVDAYGDVQWVDTTASSTSEMVYELFEAGKPSGLTLTQESARLLYAGIVGDTGRFLFPSSTKRTLQIAADLVAYDFDRPELYEDMYKTPHDIARLKGYILQHFTVSPLGLSTVKLSKELLDEYGITPSQTSSLVGVLGDIEGIIAWVIFVEEETQIRVRLRSKGPVINEVAAMFDGGGHPMASGATIYSWDEMDRVTAALEKVCKEYQNKA; via the coding sequence ATGAGCAAACAAGAGATCGTGGAATTAATTGAAAAGTATCAAACGATTATTGTACACCGCCATGTAAGACCAGATCCAGATGCATTGGGATCTCAAGGTGGTTTGGCGCAGCTAATACGTGATACATACCCTGAAAAGAAAGTGTTTGAAGTCGGTGAAGAAGAGGAGTCACTAACTTTCTTAACAAAAATGGACGACGTAAGCGATGAACAATATCAACAAGCATTAGTGATTGTTTGTGACACAGCCAACCAAGCTAGAATTAGTGACCAGCGTTACAATATGGGAGAAAAGCTGATTAAAATTGATCATCACCCTGTTGTAGATGCATATGGAGATGTTCAATGGGTGGATACGACTGCGAGCTCAACTTCAGAAATGGTATATGAGCTGTTTGAGGCAGGTAAGCCAAGTGGGTTAACTCTTACCCAAGAGTCTGCTCGGTTATTATATGCAGGTATTGTAGGAGATACAGGGCGCTTTTTATTCCCTAGTTCTACAAAACGAACGTTACAGATTGCAGCAGATTTAGTTGCTTATGATTTCGATCGCCCTGAATTGTATGAAGATATGTATAAAACACCTCATGATATTGCACGTTTAAAAGGATATATCTTGCAACATTTCACTGTTTCTCCTTTAGGATTAAGTACTGTGAAATTATCAAAAGAACTTCTAGATGAATATGGAATTACCCCCTCACAAACGTCAAGTCTAGTAGGTGTTCTTGGGGATATTGAAGGAATTATTGCATGGGTAATATTTGTTGAGGAAGAAACACAAATAAGAGTGCGATTGCGTTCTAAAGGACCAGTTATCAATGAAGTGGCTGCAATGTTCGATGGTGGTGGTCACCCAATGGCATCAGGAGCAACAATTTATTCCTGGGACGAGATGGACCGAGTAACTGCAGCCCTTGAAAAAGTTTGTAAAGAGTATCAAAACAAGGCATAA
- a CDS encoding YtrH family sporulation protein encodes MEEQRFFETIFQYYFIALGVMIGGTLIGSIGAFAAGEAPYTYIARLAKSLRIWAIVAAIGGTFDAITTFEKGLFEGSTIDMFKQIVCIISAMGGVQTALLIIEWLIQEEIT; translated from the coding sequence ATGGAAGAACAACGCTTTTTTGAAACCATCTTTCAATATTATTTTATTGCACTAGGGGTTATGATTGGAGGCACTCTAATTGGAAGTATCGGGGCATTTGCAGCCGGAGAAGCCCCTTACACATATATAGCTCGTCTGGCGAAAAGCTTACGAATTTGGGCAATTGTTGCAGCGATAGGAGGTACATTCGATGCGATTACAACTTTTGAGAAGGGACTTTTTGAAGGATCCACAATTGATATGTTTAAACAAATCGTTTGTATCATATCAGCCATGGGGGGCGTGCAGACTGCACTACTCATTATTGAGTGGCTTATACAGGAGGAAATCACATAA